The following DNA comes from bacterium.
TAAAATGTAACCCTAATATTGATAACTCATAACATAAACATTCTTCATAGGCAGATTCCAACAAACCTGCTCCCAATGTTTTATGTATTTCAATGGCTGCACCAATAATCTTTTCT
Coding sequences within:
- a CDS encoding GxxExxY protein, with the translated sequence MEINQITEKIIGAAIEIHKTLGAGLLESAYEECLCYELSILGLHFKRQVELPVRYKGVRLDCD